The Sciurus carolinensis chromosome 18, mSciCar1.2, whole genome shotgun sequence genome contains a region encoding:
- the LOC124970024 gene encoding speedy protein E4-like, producing the protein MHQEDPVIKRFLAWDKNLRVSDKYLLSMVIAYFSRAGLFSWQYQRIHFFLALYLASDMEEDNQAPKQDIFYFLYGKSYALRPLFHKLRYQFICSMGWNTRVSMEECEEIQAYDPKLWVWGRDRTLIP; encoded by the exons AGGATCCTGTTATCAAAAGATTCCTGGCCTGGGACAAGAACCTGAGGGTGTCTGACAAG TACCTCCTGTCTATGGTGATAGCTTATTTTAGCCGGGCTGGCCTCTTCTCCTGGCAGTACCAACGAATCCACTTCTTTCTGGCCCT ATACCTGGCCAGTGACATGGAGGAGGACAACCAGGCTCCTAAACAAGacatcttttatttcctctatgGGAAGAGCTATGCTCTGCGTCCCTTGTTCCACAAACTGCGCTATCAATTCATCTGCTCCATGGGCTGGAACACTCGGGTTTCCATGGAGGAGTGTGAGGAG atTCAAGCTTATGATCCGAAGCTCTGGGTGTGGGGCCGAGATCGCACCCTCATTCCCTAG